From Actinosynnema mirum DSM 43827, a single genomic window includes:
- a CDS encoding MFS transporter, which produces MGRTALVALFAHSTLTQVVTFMLRPTMAYRALELDVPPAWLGLLSAGFAVVPLAIALPLGHWADRVGERWLLVSGAALLVAAGGAFLLLGDSAPGLLVATAVLGTGHLCAVIGQQSLVANSSTSGRFDSAFGYYTFAASLGQLLGPPLIPLLGGARAIPDTAAVFTGATALAGVLLVSSLFLRRTGVRAPERGEEGATGLGGLLRLPGLLRALVTSCVVLAAVDISLVYLPALGTERGLDAGAVGLLLGLRAAASMTSRLFLGRLSAWWGRKRLLLGSVALAAAGMGAVVAPMPLWALAVAVVVAGLGLGVGQPVTMSWLAESAPPGLRGRAMSLRLTGNRAGQVVIPGAVGLLAGGLGAAGVLGLTAVCLAVVGVSARKLRVDSPVTAAPKSPRNT; this is translated from the coding sequence ATGGGGCGCACCGCGCTGGTGGCGCTGTTCGCGCACTCGACGCTGACCCAGGTGGTCACGTTCATGCTGCGCCCGACCATGGCCTACCGGGCGCTGGAGCTGGACGTGCCGCCCGCGTGGCTGGGCCTGCTGTCCGCCGGGTTCGCGGTGGTGCCGCTGGCGATCGCGCTGCCGCTGGGGCACTGGGCGGACCGGGTGGGCGAGCGGTGGTTGCTGGTGTCGGGCGCGGCGCTGCTGGTGGCGGCGGGTGGGGCGTTCCTGCTGCTGGGCGACAGCGCGCCGGGGCTGCTGGTGGCGACGGCGGTGCTGGGCACCGGGCACCTGTGCGCGGTGATCGGGCAGCAGTCGCTGGTGGCCAACAGCTCGACGTCGGGGCGGTTCGACTCGGCGTTCGGCTACTACACGTTCGCGGCCTCGCTCGGCCAGCTGCTCGGGCCGCCGCTGATCCCGCTGCTGGGCGGGGCGCGGGCGATCCCGGACACGGCGGCGGTGTTCACCGGGGCGACCGCGCTGGCCGGGGTGCTGCTGGTCAGCTCGCTGTTCCTGCGCCGCACCGGGGTGCGCGCGCCGGAGCGGGGCGAGGAGGGGGCGACCGGGCTGGGCGGGCTGCTGCGGCTCCCCGGACTGCTCCGGGCGCTGGTCACCAGCTGCGTGGTGCTGGCGGCGGTGGACATCTCGCTGGTGTACCTGCCCGCGCTGGGCACCGAGCGTGGGCTGGACGCGGGCGCGGTCGGGCTGCTGCTCGGGCTGCGGGCGGCGGCGTCGATGACCTCGCGGTTGTTCCTGGGCAGGCTGTCGGCGTGGTGGGGCCGCAAGCGGCTGCTGCTGGGCAGCGTGGCGCTGGCGGCGGCGGGGATGGGCGCGGTGGTCGCGCCGATGCCGCTGTGGGCGCTGGCGGTCGCGGTCGTGGTGGCCGGGCTGGGGCTGGGCGTGGGGCAGCCGGTGACGATGTCGTGGCTGGCCGAGTCGGCGCCGCCGGGGCTGCGCGGGCGGGCGATGTCGCTGCGGCTGACCGGCAACCGGGCCGGTCAGGTGGTGATCCCCGGCGCGGTGGGGCTGCTGGCGGGCGGGCTGGGCGCGGCCGGGGTGCTGGGGCTGACGGCGGTGTGCCTGGCGGTGGTCGGGGTGTCGGCGCGCAAGCTCCGCGTGGACTCGCCGGTGACGGCGGCCCCGAAGTCACCACGAAACACTTGA
- a CDS encoding GntR family transcriptional regulator: MTNPAPAPVTKSDLAYAQVRGRVLSGALAPGAVVNQAALAVELGISTTPLREALKRLSAEGLVELGAHRDARVAPLSGEEARDLLEVRRALDPLAAGLAAERRTRADVAEIRRAHDALRPLGRGASTDDLATHRRFHAAVYRASQNEVLVASLDALWDKSDRYRALALREGRDAEELARRAAEHAALVDLVVEGDAVGASALMRGHVDTSLGARAALRLLGGGR, translated from the coding sequence ATGACCAACCCCGCTCCCGCGCCGGTGACCAAGAGCGACCTCGCCTACGCGCAGGTGCGCGGTCGGGTCCTGTCGGGCGCGCTCGCGCCGGGCGCGGTGGTGAACCAGGCGGCGCTCGCGGTCGAGCTGGGCATCAGCACCACCCCGCTGCGCGAGGCGCTGAAGCGGCTCAGCGCCGAGGGCCTGGTGGAGCTGGGCGCGCACCGGGACGCGCGGGTCGCCCCGCTGAGCGGCGAGGAGGCGCGCGACCTGCTGGAGGTGCGCCGGGCGCTCGACCCGCTCGCGGCGGGCCTGGCGGCCGAGCGGCGCACCAGGGCCGACGTCGCCGAGATCCGGCGCGCGCACGACGCGCTGCGCCCGCTCGGCAGGGGCGCGTCCACCGACGACCTGGCCACGCACCGCCGGTTCCACGCGGCGGTCTACCGGGCCTCGCAGAACGAGGTGCTCGTCGCGTCGCTGGACGCGCTGTGGGACAAGTCCGACCGGTACCGGGCGCTCGCGCTGCGGGAGGGCAGGGACGCCGAGGAGCTGGCGCGCCGGGCCGCCGAGCACGCGGCGCTGGTCGACCTGGTGGTGGAGGGCGACGCGGTCGGGGCGAGCGCGCTGATGCGCGGGCACGTGGACACCAGCCTGGGCGCGCGGGCGGCGCTGCGGCTGCTGGGCGGTGGCCGCTGA
- a CDS encoding DUF4232 domain-containing protein produces MSLRAIVVTGTCLVAAFAAGCGSGGTAQEGGKVPDIEVVPSGGTSSEAPAATQPPPAPTTSEAATPPPASGPAKCQTAQLKIEFGQGNADMQGAHMPLRFTNTGQAACTLQGAPGVSYVTGDSGEQVGEPATRDVNGPLVTLNPGETASAGLFLSSAPQKTPDCRQVPVRGLRIYPPDNTAAAFVPDDTYACAPPLNGPFLRVGPVKPGPDNTDA; encoded by the coding sequence ATGTCGTTGCGCGCGATCGTGGTGACCGGGACCTGCCTCGTCGCGGCCTTCGCGGCGGGGTGCGGTTCGGGGGGCACGGCCCAGGAGGGCGGCAAGGTGCCGGACATCGAGGTCGTCCCCTCCGGCGGCACGTCCAGCGAGGCGCCCGCCGCCACCCAGCCGCCCCCGGCGCCCACCACCTCCGAGGCCGCGACCCCACCGCCCGCGAGCGGACCGGCCAAGTGCCAGACCGCCCAGCTGAAGATCGAGTTCGGCCAGGGGAACGCGGACATGCAGGGCGCCCACATGCCCCTGCGCTTCACCAACACCGGCCAGGCGGCCTGCACCCTGCAGGGCGCGCCCGGCGTGTCCTACGTGACCGGCGACAGCGGCGAGCAGGTCGGCGAGCCCGCCACCCGCGACGTCAACGGCCCGCTGGTCACCCTGAACCCCGGCGAGACCGCCTCGGCCGGGTTGTTCCTGTCCAGCGCGCCGCAGAAGACCCCGGACTGCCGGCAGGTCCCGGTGCGCGGGCTGCGGATCTACCCGCCCGACAACACCGCCGCGGCCTTCGTCCCCGACGACACCTACGCGTGCGCGCCGCCGCTCAACGGCCCGTTCCTGCGCGTCGGCCCGGTGAAGCCGGGACCGGACAACACCGACGCGTGA
- a CDS encoding STAS domain-containing protein: MTTGAEDRTPPVDVETDSVDGVVVVKVDGEVDMAGHDLIAGAFGAAIARKSSGVVLDLRGVTFFGSMGVDTVIGAIKASERSGVALALATEQRVVLRALRMTDLEAKVAVFPTLFEAMASVAARR, translated from the coding sequence ATGACCACAGGCGCAGAGGACCGGACGCCGCCGGTCGACGTCGAGACCGATTCGGTGGACGGCGTCGTCGTGGTCAAGGTCGACGGCGAGGTCGACATGGCGGGCCACGACCTCATCGCGGGCGCGTTCGGCGCGGCCATCGCCCGCAAGTCCTCCGGCGTCGTGCTCGACCTGCGCGGCGTGACCTTCTTCGGCTCCATGGGCGTGGACACCGTCATCGGCGCGATCAAGGCCTCCGAGCGCTCCGGGGTGGCGCTGGCGCTGGCCACCGAGCAGCGGGTCGTGCTGCGCGCGCTGCGGATGACCGACCTGGAGGCCAAGGTCGCGGTGTTCCCGACCCTGTTCGAGGCGATGGCCTCCGTCGCCGCGCGGAGGTAG
- a CDS encoding M20 family metallopeptidase, translating into MELDDLLPPALDLLAIPSTADRPDELHRALELVLDFVGQGFTVERFSSGGKPSALLSTGPPGARDFPVLLNAHLDVVPGAPGQFRPRRVGDRLHARGAQDMKLSALVLASVFRDLARELPYPLGLQLVTDEEVGGRDGTRHQLDEGVRAGFVIIGEHSGLRVVTESKGIAGVRLVARGRSAHGAYPWLGDNALLRVLDAVRAVLAEHPVPTAERWCTTVNVARVDTPGTALNQVPDEAVAWLDVRFPAQEADVVSRLPMLCPDVEVLVDHVEPPHRVEPDDPRVLALREAALGQGYAGELLRKHGAADARFFHHRGVAAVIFGVGGDGQHGPDEHADLTTVVPYRRALEAFLRSQR; encoded by the coding sequence GTGGAGCTGGACGACCTGCTGCCCCCGGCGCTCGACCTGCTCGCCATCCCCTCCACCGCCGACCGCCCCGACGAGCTGCACCGCGCCCTGGAGCTCGTCCTGGACTTCGTCGGCCAGGGCTTCACCGTCGAGCGGTTCAGCTCCGGCGGCAAGCCCAGCGCGCTGCTGTCCACCGGCCCGCCCGGCGCCCGCGACTTCCCCGTCCTGCTCAACGCGCACCTGGACGTGGTCCCCGGCGCGCCCGGGCAGTTCCGGCCCCGCCGGGTCGGGGACCGGCTGCACGCGCGCGGCGCGCAGGACATGAAGCTGTCCGCGCTCGTGCTCGCCTCGGTCTTCCGCGACCTCGCCCGCGAGCTGCCGTACCCGCTGGGGCTGCAGCTGGTCACCGACGAGGAGGTGGGTGGCCGCGACGGCACCCGGCACCAGCTCGACGAGGGCGTGCGGGCCGGGTTCGTGATCATCGGCGAGCACAGCGGGCTGCGCGTGGTCACCGAGTCCAAGGGCATCGCGGGCGTGCGGCTGGTGGCGCGCGGGCGGTCCGCGCACGGCGCCTACCCGTGGCTGGGGGACAACGCGCTGCTGCGGGTGCTCGACGCGGTGCGGGCGGTGCTGGCCGAGCACCCGGTGCCCACGGCCGAGCGGTGGTGCACGACGGTGAACGTCGCCCGCGTGGACACCCCCGGCACCGCGCTCAACCAGGTCCCGGACGAGGCGGTGGCCTGGCTGGACGTGCGGTTCCCGGCGCAGGAGGCGGACGTGGTGTCCCGGTTGCCGATGCTGTGCCCGGACGTCGAGGTGCTCGTCGACCACGTCGAGCCGCCGCACCGCGTCGAACCGGACGACCCGCGCGTGCTCGCGCTGCGCGAGGCCGCGCTGGGCCAGGGCTACGCGGGGGAGTTGCTGCGCAAGCACGGGGCGGCGGACGCCCGGTTCTTCCACCACCGCGGCGTGGCCGCGGTGATCTTCGGCGTCGGCGGCGACGGGCAGCACGGTCCCGACGAGCACGCCGACCTGACCACGGTCGTGCCGTACCGGCGGGCGCTGGAGGCGTTCCTGCGGTCGCAGCGGTGA
- a CDS encoding ATP-binding protein: MTAAEAPPEEAQVDLALRSVLPLATLRRRLATALADVGDERLDDVLLVGNELVSNAYRHGGSPRPVRLERHGDRVRIEVDDASPHRLPVLSPPGTSTTKSGFGLVVVARLSEQWGVDQYNDHKTVWAELATA; encoded by the coding sequence GTGACTGCTGCTGAAGCGCCCCCAGAGGAAGCCCAGGTCGATCTCGCCCTGCGCTCGGTCCTCCCGCTGGCCACGCTGCGCCGCAGGCTGGCCACCGCGCTCGCGGACGTCGGCGACGAGCGCCTGGACGACGTGCTGCTCGTGGGCAACGAACTGGTGAGCAACGCCTACCGGCACGGCGGGTCCCCGCGCCCCGTGCGCCTGGAGCGGCACGGCGACCGGGTGCGCATCGAGGTCGACGACGCCAGCCCGCACCGGTTGCCCGTGCTGTCCCCGCCCGGCACCTCCACCACCAAGTCCGGCTTCGGCCTCGTCGTGGTGGCCCGGCTGTCCGAGCAGTGGGGAGTGGACCAGTACAACGACCACAAGACCGTCTGGGCCGAGCTGGCCACGGCCTGA
- a CDS encoding lytic polysaccharide monooxygenase auxiliary activity family 9 protein translates to MALIPAPAGTRLARKTLIALTGALVLMVSLLSGVAGAHGSTTDPPSRNYGCWQRWGSDFQNPTMAQRDPMCWQAWQRDTNAMWNWNGLYREGVAGNHQAAIPDGQLCSAGRTENGRYAAMDVPGAWTAATKPRQFTLTVTDQAKHGADYLRVYVTKQGFNPLTTSPRWSDLEQVASTGRYAPAGTYQVAVNAGSRTGRHIVYVIWQASHSDQSYYFCNDVIFQ, encoded by the coding sequence GTGGCGCTCATACCCGCCCCTGCCGGGACGCGACTGGCCCGGAAAACCCTGATCGCGCTCACCGGGGCCCTGGTGCTCATGGTGAGCCTGCTCTCCGGCGTGGCCGGCGCGCACGGCTCCACCACCGACCCGCCCTCGCGCAACTACGGCTGCTGGCAGCGCTGGGGCAGCGACTTCCAGAACCCGACCATGGCCCAGCGCGACCCCATGTGCTGGCAGGCCTGGCAGCGCGACACCAACGCCATGTGGAACTGGAACGGCCTCTACCGCGAGGGCGTCGCGGGCAACCACCAGGCCGCCATCCCGGACGGCCAGCTGTGCAGCGCGGGCCGCACCGAGAACGGCCGGTACGCCGCGATGGACGTGCCCGGCGCGTGGACGGCCGCGACCAAGCCCAGGCAGTTCACCCTCACGGTGACCGACCAGGCCAAGCACGGGGCCGACTACCTGCGCGTCTACGTCACCAAGCAGGGCTTCAACCCGCTCACGACCTCACCGAGGTGGTCCGACCTGGAGCAGGTCGCCTCGACGGGCAGGTACGCGCCCGCGGGGACGTACCAGGTGGCGGTCAACGCCGGTTCGCGCACCGGGCGGCACATCGTCTACGTGATCTGGCAGGCCAGCCACTCCGACCAGTCGTACTACTTCTGCAACGACGTGATCTTCCAGTGA
- a CDS encoding TerC family protein, with amino-acid sequence MLEISALTWAVTIGLVVALLAVDLILAAARPHRVRFPEATAWSVFYIAVAIAFGAWFAWAYGGDAGAQYFAGYIVEKSLSVDNLFVFVIIMSTFAVPEEHQHKVLTFGIVVALIMRGIFIALGATLLSLFSFMFLLFGLLLIYTGVQLFRHRDEDPDVENNIAVKTVRRMLPMTNEYVGGKLTTKVDGKRLATPLLVVLLAIGSIDLLFALDSIPAVFGVTDEAFIVFAANAFALLGLRALFFLVKGLLDRLVYLSAGLAVILCFIGVKLILHWAHVDIDPSVPEIPTPISLGVIIGILVVVTVASLLKTRKDPDAKASPGSLKATAGSGKDDE; translated from the coding sequence GTGCTGGAGATCAGCGCGCTCACTTGGGCGGTCACCATCGGGCTGGTGGTGGCCCTGCTCGCGGTGGACCTCATCCTGGCAGCCGCGCGACCGCACCGCGTCCGGTTCCCCGAGGCGACGGCCTGGTCGGTGTTCTACATCGCGGTCGCGATCGCCTTCGGCGCGTGGTTCGCCTGGGCCTACGGCGGCGACGCGGGGGCGCAGTACTTCGCGGGCTACATCGTGGAGAAGAGCCTGTCGGTCGACAACCTCTTCGTCTTCGTGATCATCATGTCGACCTTCGCGGTCCCCGAGGAGCACCAGCACAAGGTGCTCACCTTCGGCATCGTGGTCGCCCTGATCATGCGCGGCATCTTCATCGCGCTCGGCGCGACGCTGCTGTCGCTGTTCTCGTTCATGTTCCTGCTGTTCGGCCTGCTGCTCATCTACACGGGCGTCCAGCTGTTCCGGCACCGCGACGAGGACCCCGACGTCGAGAACAACATCGCGGTCAAGACCGTCCGCCGGATGCTGCCGATGACCAACGAGTACGTGGGCGGCAAGCTCACCACCAAGGTCGACGGCAAGCGCCTGGCCACGCCGCTGCTGGTGGTGCTGCTCGCGATCGGCAGCATCGACCTGCTGTTCGCGCTCGACTCCATCCCGGCGGTGTTCGGCGTGACCGACGAGGCGTTCATCGTCTTCGCCGCGAACGCGTTCGCGCTGCTCGGCCTGCGGGCGCTGTTCTTCCTGGTCAAGGGCCTGCTGGACCGCCTGGTCTACCTGTCCGCCGGCCTCGCGGTCATCCTGTGCTTCATCGGTGTGAAGCTGATCCTGCACTGGGCGCACGTGGACATCGACCCGAGCGTCCCGGAGATCCCGACCCCGATCAGCCTCGGCGTGATCATCGGCATCCTGGTGGTCGTGACCGTGGCCAGCCTGCTCAAGACCCGCAAGGACCCCGACGCGAAGGCGTCGCCGGGCTCGCTCAAGGCGACGGCCGGGTCGGGCAAGGACGACGAGTGA
- a CDS encoding cysteine hydrolase family protein, with protein sequence MSSQLALDPARTAVVLIEYQNDFTSQGGALHDAVAPVMADTGMLPKTVELVDAARAAGAVVMHTPIAFAEGYHEITATPYGILKGVVDGKAFVRGSWGAAIVDDLAPRAGDIVVEGKRGLDAFASTNLDFMLRSKGITDVVLGGFLTNCCVESTMRTAYESGYRVHTVTDCVAATSRAEHENAIRFDYPMFSLPVVARDVVGAWG encoded by the coding sequence ATGTCCTCCCAGCTCGCGCTCGACCCGGCGAGGACCGCCGTGGTGCTGATCGAGTACCAGAACGACTTCACCAGCCAGGGGGGCGCGCTGCACGACGCCGTCGCGCCCGTCATGGCCGACACCGGGATGCTGCCGAAGACCGTCGAGCTGGTCGACGCGGCCCGCGCGGCGGGCGCGGTGGTCATGCACACGCCCATCGCGTTCGCCGAGGGCTACCACGAGATCACCGCCACCCCGTACGGCATCCTCAAGGGCGTCGTGGACGGGAAGGCGTTCGTGCGGGGGAGCTGGGGCGCGGCGATCGTCGACGACCTCGCGCCGCGCGCGGGCGACATCGTCGTGGAGGGCAAGCGCGGGCTGGACGCGTTCGCCAGCACCAACCTGGACTTCATGCTCCGCAGCAAGGGGATCACCGACGTCGTGCTCGGCGGGTTCCTGACGAACTGCTGCGTCGAGTCGACCATGCGCACCGCCTACGAGAGCGGCTACCGGGTGCACACGGTCACCGACTGCGTCGCCGCGACCTCGCGCGCCGAGCACGAGAACGCGATCCGCTTCGACTACCCCATGTTCTCCCTGCCGGTGGTGGCGCGCGACGTCGTCGGCGCCTGGGGGTAG
- a CDS encoding helix-turn-helix domain-containing protein, with the protein MTPVQPDARFAAYLRMLKERSGRGFDRLGKQAGVSGSSLHRYCSGASVPPDYRIVHSFAKACGATGEEQRELHRLWALADLSRGSRGEGVDGGEGAAAVRDSEGKSSEGFAGIPERAVPETRAERSGVESGIGGAETPGSAGKAPETGGARSTGVPRGTGEAVVAPGYPEVISLTGRAPRARGCRAPRRLLGLLALAAVALVVASVALWPRGGTPEVDDRLLFSPACDAVVMGQHDSCVRELQQLLVRARARMSVDGSFGPETLRRLTAFQVLAGLEPRGVVDAGTREALYAGRVDMSTWTPERVERRVREVFAREPDAAVAIARCTSFLDPLWVLPNTNGSRNWGVFQISDGRLRELGGSPLVAFDPEWNIQAAHRLYAARGDFGDWRACQAALQ; encoded by the coding sequence GTGACACCCGTGCAGCCGGACGCCCGGTTCGCCGCCTACCTGAGAATGCTCAAGGAGCGGAGCGGGCGCGGGTTCGACCGGCTGGGCAAGCAGGCCGGGGTCAGCGGGTCCAGTCTGCACCGGTACTGCTCCGGGGCCAGCGTGCCCCCCGACTACCGGATCGTGCACAGCTTCGCCAAGGCGTGCGGCGCCACCGGTGAGGAGCAGCGGGAGCTGCACCGGCTGTGGGCGCTGGCCGACCTGTCCAGGGGCAGCCGGGGCGAGGGCGTGGACGGCGGGGAGGGCGCTGCCGCGGTTCGCGATTCCGAAGGGAAATCGTCCGAGGGGTTCGCGGGGATTCCGGAACGGGCTGTTCCGGAAACGCGCGCGGAGCGCTCGGGCGTCGAATCGGGAATCGGTGGGGCTGAAACTCCGGGTTCGGCGGGAAAAGCGCCGGAAACGGGAGGCGCGCGCTCGACCGGGGTTCCGCGCGGGACCGGTGAGGCGGTGGTGGCGCCGGGCTACCCGGAGGTCATCAGCCTCACCGGGCGGGCGCCCCGCGCGCGGGGGTGCCGGGCGCCCCGGCGGCTGCTCGGGCTCCTCGCGCTGGCCGCCGTGGCGCTGGTGGTGGCGTCGGTGGCGCTGTGGCCGCGCGGCGGGACCCCGGAGGTGGACGACCGGCTGCTGTTCTCCCCGGCGTGCGACGCGGTCGTCATGGGGCAGCACGACAGCTGCGTGCGCGAGCTGCAGCAGCTGCTGGTGCGGGCGCGGGCGCGGATGTCCGTGGACGGCTCGTTCGGGCCGGAGACGCTGCGGCGGCTCACCGCGTTCCAGGTGCTCGCCGGGCTGGAGCCCAGGGGAGTGGTCGACGCGGGGACCAGGGAGGCGCTCTACGCGGGGCGGGTGGACATGTCCACGTGGACGCCGGAGCGGGTGGAGCGGCGGGTGCGCGAGGTGTTCGCGCGGGAGCCCGACGCGGCCGTGGCGATCGCCCGCTGCACCTCGTTCCTCGACCCGCTGTGGGTGCTGCCGAACACCAACGGCAGCCGGAACTGGGGCGTCTTCCAGATCTCGGACGGGCGGCTGCGCGAGCTGGGCGGCTCCCCGCTGGTGGCGTTCGACCCGGAGTGGAACATCCAGGCCGCGCACCGGCTGTACGCGGCGCGCGGCGACTTCGGCGACTGGCGGGCGTGCCAGGCGGCGCTGCAGTAG
- a CDS encoding zf-HC2 domain-containing protein has translation MCSWWGRVGRTTRGGDDVGVVCETCREALSARMDGEVEHVAPAEVDAHLAGCAECARWQARAQALTRALRVRPAEASPDLVGAVLADAPPRRVAVWQRTGLAGVALVQLWLGLAQLLGGGADGHAGSGHLFTESAAWNLALGVGLLVAALREARVGALLPALGGFVAVLAAFSAYDLATGVATLERVATHLPAVAGLVLLHLVDRAHRDQAPPGGRAGADDDERGRSDDEPGERGDGPSGGRGPRPLRPTARHVA, from the coding sequence GTGTGTTCTTGGTGGGGGCGGGTGGGCAGGACGACTCGGGGCGGGGACGATGTGGGGGTGGTGTGCGAAACCTGCCGTGAAGCCCTGTCGGCCCGGATGGACGGGGAAGTCGAGCACGTGGCCCCCGCCGAGGTGGACGCGCACCTGGCGGGGTGCGCGGAGTGCGCGCGGTGGCAGGCGCGGGCGCAGGCGTTGACCAGGGCGTTGCGGGTGCGGCCCGCCGAGGCGTCCCCCGACCTGGTCGGGGCGGTGCTCGCCGACGCGCCGCCGCGCCGGGTGGCGGTGTGGCAGCGGACCGGGTTGGCCGGGGTCGCGCTCGTGCAGCTGTGGCTCGGGCTCGCGCAGCTGCTCGGCGGCGGGGCGGACGGGCACGCGGGCTCGGGGCACCTGTTCACGGAGAGCGCGGCGTGGAACCTGGCGCTCGGCGTCGGGCTGCTCGTGGCGGCGCTGCGGGAGGCCAGGGTGGGGGCGCTGCTGCCCGCGCTGGGCGGGTTCGTGGCGGTGCTGGCGGCGTTCTCGGCCTACGACCTGGCCACCGGCGTGGCGACCCTCGAACGGGTCGCGACCCACCTGCCCGCGGTGGCCGGACTGGTCCTGCTGCACCTGGTCGACCGCGCCCACCGCGACCAGGCCCCGCCCGGCGGGCGCGCGGGGGCGGACGACGACGAGCGCGGCCGGTCGGACGACGAGCCCGGCGAGCGCGGCGACGGGCCGAGCGGCGGACGCGGTCCCCGACCGCTGCGCCCCACGGCCCGGCACGTCGCCTGA